Genomic DNA from Pseudomonadota bacterium:
CATTAGGGCCCAAATGGCCGCTGATTACTATCCTTGCACCGCCATTTATGGCGTTTTGAGCACTCTGAATGCCTGCTCCCTGAGCTGCATTGAGGTTCTGCGTATTATCAATTACGTCAAAGCCTTTGCTTTCAGGGTCATACATGATCAGCTTTCTGCTTCTGCCGAAGCGCTCATCAACCATGCCTTCCATAGTTCCATCAACACTTGTTATTGCTATTTTCATTTTTCCTCCTTTTTCAACTGACAATACATTTTCTTTCTGGGAAAAAACCTTTCCTTTTCTCCCGCGTCCGCATATTTGACGCCAGCCACATGGCGGGATAAACTTTTCGTCAACCGAGACATTTCCTCCTTCTATCCTCAATGCCTTGCCATTAATAACAGCATGGGCCATCTTTTCATGGGCCGACAAGAGAAGGCGGTGAAATGTGGGCTGTGATACATTCATTTGCGCAGCCGCTTCTTCCTGCGGTATGCCAAGGAGATCTTTCAACCTCATAGCCTCCAGTTCATCATGATGGAGAACAACCTCCTCGATATCTCCCATCCTTACACCGGCAGGTTTGAAATATGTTATCTGGGGAAGAAAACCGATGTTACTTGTGCACCGTGGGCGGGGCATATGTTTATCTCCTTTTCTGATATGTTGTAATATCAATGTTGTAAATCATTTGTAATGAATATATATTCAATTGAATAGATTGTCAATAGAAAATATTAAAACCTTCGGCCAGCCGCAGGGGGACTTTTACCCCACTCTGGCGGCGCTCTCAGCAAATGTTGCTGAGAAATTGCAAATCAAGAACAGGCTTGGGTTTACGAAGAATTTTAAAGTGGTGGAAAATGTTTCCACCGGGATTGCAGAAAGTTCATCTTTAAACTAAGCCGCCACATTTTTTACAAAGAGTTGACAGTTTTTATTTTGCTTGCTATAGAATAAATTGTATTAAAGTCGGGCATTTTGGATATTCAAATATTAGGCAAAAGGAGGTAACACATGGAAGGAAGCCAGGAGCCGAAGGGGTGGAACCCTTACATTGCAGGTATTTTAACCGGATTGCTGCTCGTATTCTCTGTTTGGTTTACCGGAAAATATGTGGGCGCTTCAACAACCTTTGTACGTTCGGCAGGATTTATTGAAAAGGCGTTCAATGCAGAACGTGTATCAAAGATGGAATATTTCATAAAGGAGATGCCGAAGATTGACTGGCAGTGGATGTTTGTGGTGGGGATATTCTTTGGCTCCCTCGTTGCCTCAACAACTTCAAAGAGCTTCAAGTGGCAGGCTATACCGGCCACATGGGAGGGCAGGTTCGGACCTGGCAGGACAAAAAGGGCGATTACCGCGTTTATCGGCGGCGGTATCGCCATGTTCGGTGCGCGCCTTGCAGACGGGTGACCGAGCGGTCATGGACTGAGCGGTTCGCTCCAGTTAGCTATAAGCGGGTACATTTCGTTAATATGTTTCTTTGTAGGTGGTGTTATTGTGGCCGGAATATTATACGGGGGAGGTGGCAAACATGAATGAACTCGTATATGGTCTTATAACAGGTATTATCTTCGGTTTTCTCCTGCAGAAAGCACGGGTAATCAGATATGACAAACAACTTGGCGCCTTGCGTCTTATTGATATGACGATTGTAAAATTTATGCTTTCCACGGTTCTTGTAGCAATGGTAGGCGTCTATCTCCTGAAAGACCTCGGCTTGGCAAAGCTCTCCGTAAAGCCGACAATTCTTGGGGGAAACATTGTCGGCGGACTTATCTTCGGTATCGGTTGGGGGTTGTTTGGTTATTGTCCGGCTACGTCGCTCGGGGCGCTCGGCGAAGGCAGATGGGATGCAATATGGGGTATACTTGGCATGATTGCCGGCGCAGCGTTGTTTGCCGAATTCTTCCCTGTGCTTAAAAATACTGTTCTGAAATGGGGCGTCTACGGGAAGATTACCATACCGGAAGCGCTGGGCATAAACCACTGGATTGTCATTGTAATATTTGTCATAGGCGGCATGGCGCTTTTCCGGTTGTTTGAGAAGAAGAAGCTATAACAGAACTGTCGGGTCACGAAATTTAATTGCATATTATACTTAAGCATAAGAAAATGATATGATAATTAATTGATATGGCAATTGAACCCTTGCATGCACTTGACCACGTTCGTAAATCATTCAACAATACAATAAGCAGAACTGACCGCTCTCAAATCGGTCAGTTCCTTACCCCGACCTCGATAGCCCGGTTTATGTCGTCTATGTTTGAAACAGCAGTACAGGAAGTGAAGATTTTGGACCCTGGTGCGGGGGCCGGGGTGCTTTTTGCGGCCTGCGTGGAAACTTTGATTTCGAGAAAGAATCGACCTTTTTCCATCGATGTAGTCGCCTACGAAGCAGATAGTACGATCCTGCCTTATCTGGAAGAGACCATGGAGTTGTGCAAATCGCTATGCGCATCGGATGGTATCAAGTTTCGAGGAATTATAAAGAATGAGGATTTTATCCCGGCTGCCATTGGAGAAATTAGAGAGCCTCTTTTTGGTTTTCCTGATAAGAGATTTACTCATGTCATTCTCAATCCGCCCTATAAGAAAATTAATAGTCAGACTGCTATAAGCAGAGCTCTCTATTCTTCTGATATAGAGGTGGCAAACCTTTATGCTGTTTTCGTTTGGCTGTCAATGCATTTACTGGAACCTGGCGGGCAAATGGTGGCAATAACGCCTCGGAGTTTTTGCAATGGCCCATATTTCAAGAAATTTCGTGTTGCGTTTTTACATATGATGAATCTCAAGCAAATTCACATCTTCGAATCACGCAAGAAAGCGTTTGGCGATGACAATGTGCTGCAAGAAAATATTATCTACCATGCTGCCCGGGGGCTTCAGAAACCTAAGTCTGTTATAATCTCTTCGTCTGAGGGTCTTGATTTTGACAAAACGCGTATTTTGTCAATCCCTTATGACCAGATTGTTCATCCTGGTGATCGGGACATGTTTATTCATTTTGGCGTTGATGATGTCAATGCTGGACTGATAGAGCAAATAAAACGTTTTACTTCGTCGCTTAACAAGCTGGGTTTGAGCGTTTCAACCGGACGTGTCGTCGATTTCAGAGCAAGAGATTACCTAAGACAGTTCCCTCAGCAAGAGACAACTCCACTTATCTATCCCTGCCATTTCCTGAACGGTTTTGTCAACTGGCCCGTTGAATCAGGAAAAAAACCTAATGCCATCGTGTCATCGTCCGAGACGTCCGATCTTTTTGTCGAAGCTGGATTTTATGTTCTCACAAAAAGGTTTTCGTCCAAGGAACAGCCAAGACGAGTCATGGCGGCAATATATGATCCATCAAGAATCAATGCAGGGTTTGTGGGTTTCGAAAACCATTTGAACTACTTCCATAGACAAGGCAAAGGGTTACTACCTGACCTGGCGAAAGGGCTTGCTCTGTACCTGAATTCCACAATTGCTGACCAGTATTTCCGCCGATTCAGCGGACACACCCAGGTTAACGCTGCCGATCTCCGAAAGATGCCTTATCCCACTCATGAAAAGCTTCTGCAACTTGGCGGTTATGTAAAGGAAACAATGCCCGATCAGGAAGCCATTGATACCATCATAGAAAAGGAGTGTTTGAATTGTGAACAATAAAGCAATTGGAGAAAAAGCAGAAGAAAAGATCAAGGAAGCCCTCGCAATCTTGAACGATTTGGGTTTACCAAGACAGCAACAGAACGAAAGATCTGCCCTGACCCTTCTATCATTGCTGTACCTCAAGCCCGGCGACAACTGGGTAAATGCAACCAATCCGCTGATGGGTATTACTCCAATGATGGATTTCTTTCAAGAATATTACGGGAAAAAATACGCACCTAATACCCGCGAAACGGTACGGCGCCAAACAGTTCACCAGTTTATGCAAGCAACATTGATTGTCGCTAATCCTGATAAACCCTCAAGGCCGACCAACAGCCCGAAAGCGGTCTATCAGATAGAACCATCCGTGCTAAAACTGCTCCGGGGTTTTGGGAAGTCTGGATGGAAAGGGCATTTACAAAAATATCTCAGGACAGTAAATACACTGAAAAAGCTGTATGCACGCGAAAGAGATATGAGACGACTACCCGTTAAACTGGCGAATGGGCAGGAAATCAGGCTTTCACCTGGCGGCCAGAATATTCTGGTTAAGAAGATCATGGATGATTTTTGCCCTTTGTTCACACCGGGAAGTTACATTATTTATATTGGGGATACTCAGGCAAAATGGGCCTATTTCGATTCAGATGTTTTGACGTCACTGGGTGTTAAGATAGAAGAACACGGGAAGATGCCCGATGTTGTAGTGCATCATGTAGAAAAGAACTGGCTCGTTCTGATTGAAGCTGTAACCAGTCACGGGCCGGTAGACCCAAAGCGCAGGCAGGAACTTAAAGAATTGTTTGCCGGATCATCTGCCGGATTGGTTTTTGTAACTGCATTTCTTGATCGAAGGGCTATGCTCAAATATTTAAATGATATTTCATGGGAAACGGAAGTTTGGATTGCCGATTCCCCAACACATCTAATTCATTTTAACGGTGAACGTTTTCTTGGACCTTATGAAGAGTAATTGGGAAGCCGATAATAGATTATTCTGGGGACATCAGTAAGTCTTTTGTGTTAATTAATAGGCAAAATTTGTATTGTTAAAAAAAATATCAGCTTGTAACAATAGCCCGGATAAACCATGATTGATATAAAATCGTTACTCAATCGTCAAGATATACGCAAGTTCATCTCCGAAAGCTGGTCGGTTGGCTGGCCTATGATGATTATCATGCTTTTTGAGTTTTTAACCGGTCTCACAGATATCTATGTGGCCGGTAAAATCAGTAAGGAAATTCAGGCGGCATACGGTTTTGTAATCCAGCTTTACTTTGTGTTCATTATTGTCGGCAATGCAATGAGTATAGGCGCTGTTGCCGTGATTTCACGGATATTTACATCCAAAAACAGTGATCGATTGGCTGAATCTGTATACTCTACGGTTATAGCTACCATTGCCTTAGGTGCTACATTGGGCATATCCGGTATATTTTTAACGCCTGTGATTATCGGTCTATTGCATATCCCTACTGAATTGAAACCTATCGTGATACCGCTCGGGAGGATTTATGCTGCAGGCGTATTGTTTCATTGTCTGCTTATCAACACGAATGCTATACTGCGGGCATGTAAGGAGGTAAGGGCATCACTCAGGACAATGGCAATGGTCTGTTTCTCCAATATTGTACTGATTTTCTTTACTGTATTTCACACTGGTATGGGCTTTAAGGGGATTGCCCTTTCAACGGCAATCAGTGTTTGTCTGGGGAGTATACTCAATATGCGGTATATCTGGCCGTTAATGACAGGTACGAAAAGGTTCTCTGTGAGAATTATAAGAACCATTATCAACATAAGCTGGCCTTCGGGGCTCCTGCAGGGGCTCTGGCAAATAAACTCCATGGTGATTTTCCTGATAATAAGTAAACTGCCCGAACACAGCGTTGAAACCCTTGCAGCACTTTCAGCAGGTGTACGCATTGAGTCAGCAATTTTTCTTCCAGCAATGGCATTCAACATGGCCAACGCGGTAGTTGTGGGCAATCTGCTCGGCGAGGACAGAAAAGACGATGCCTTTAGGGGCGGACTTGTTACAACTTTGATAAGCGTTGTTGTCGTGTCTTTTATAACAGTTCTTGTTCTTTTTAATGCGAAGTGGATAGCGCCTCATTTATCGAATAACAGCATCGTTATTGCCGAATGTATTACTTATATTTATATCAGCATGATAAGCGAGCCCTTTATGGCCATTTGGGTGACGCTCGGCGGCGCATTGAACGGCGCCGGCGATACGAAGGGCATGATGTTTATTGTAGGGCTTGTCGTCTGGCTTGTACGGGTACCTTTGACATATATTTTGGTAATATTGCTCGGTTTTGGCGCTGCCTCAGTCTGGTGGACGATGAACCTCTCGCAGTTCCTGATGGCATTGTTCATCTTCAGGCGATACTGGCAAAAAAAATGGTTAGTACATCAATATGGGTATAAATAAAGGATAAACATGCGAATTATTGCCGACCTACATATTCACTCAAAATATTCACGGGCAACCAGCAGGGATATGTGCCCTGAGGCGCTCTGGAAATGGGCGCAAATAAAAGGCATTACAGTCATAGGCACCGGCGACTTCACCCACCCGGCATGGCTTGCCGAACTTAAGGAGAAGATTGAACCCACAGGCAATGGGTTGTTCACGCTTAAAAAGGAATTTCAAGTCAAAAGACGTTCCGGATTCATGCAGGGGGGATGTTTTTTTCATGCTCTCCTCCGAGATCAGCTCTATTTATAAAAAAAACGGCCGGACGCGAAAAGTCCACTCCATTTTATATGTGCCTGATTTTATTGATGCAGAAAAAATTCGCATAGCATTGTCAAGAATAGGGAATCTCAATTCAGACGGAAGACCCATATTGGGACTCGATGCAAAGGAACTTCTGAAAATTGTTATGGATATATGTCCTGATAGCCTGTTTGTACCTGCCCACGCCTGGACACCACACTTTTCAGTATTCGGGGCAGTTTCGGGATTCGATTCGCTTGAAGAATGCTTTGATGAACTCACCCCGCATATCTATGCCATTGAAACAGGACTTTCTTCTGACCCGTCCATGAACTGGCGGCTTTCGGCATTAGACAGGATCACACTGATTTCCAACTCTGATGCCCATTCACCTGCCAAAATAGGGAGGGAGGCAAACATCCTTGATACAGAGTGTTCTTATGGTGCTGTAACTGACGCTATAAGAACAAAAAAAGGTTTTCTTGGAACAATAGAATTCTTCCCCGAAGAAGGCAAATACCATAATGACGGACACAGGGAGTGTAACATTAACATCTCGCCAAGAGAGACTGTTGCGCATAATTACCTCTGTCCTGTGTGCAAAAGGAAGGTAACCATAGGAGTCCTGCACAGGGTCAATAAGCTTGCCGACAGGGATAATGGGTTCAAACCAGAGAGCGCATTGCCTTTTTATTCGATAATCCCTCTGCCGGAGGTCCTTGCAGAAACATTTGAAGTGGGCGCAGCCAGCAAGAAAGTAAATACCATATATCAAAAGCTTATACAGGAACTCGGAAATGAATTCAAAATTCTTCTGGATTCTCCGCTCGATGATATTGGAAAGGCAGGTTCGCCCCTTATCAGAGAAGCAATATCCCGTATGCGTGCAGGAAATGTCCGAATCACCCCCGGTTTTGACGGCGCATTCGGAAAAATTAAAATCTTTGACAGCACAGAACGGAAGGGGTAATTCACGGATTTCCTTACCCCTGGGAAACAGGGAGATTTCCTGCCTGAATTTCAGGGGAACCTGTTTTTTACTATTTCGTCACTCTTTTGATGCCCCGTGGCTTGCCGAGTGGCAGTTCATTCCCGGCAGATTTATAATTAAAAAAGCTCTATATTTGTTCCGAGATCGCTTCCTGTCTCTGCGCTGCCGTCTGAAGTCAGTATGTTTTTTGGTATGTTTTCCAATTTGTGTTTATCCAATGCCATATATGCTTTATGGTTGTTTCGCTCGCTGTGCATTGTGTAATTATTCTCCAGGTTTTTTAGCATCTCAATTTTCTCATGATTATCTATTTCAGGTAGTAGTTCCTGCGTCTGTGAGATTATGAGGTCAAATACGGTCATGGCCTGCTCGATTTTTTTTGAGAATGCCTCCTGGACGGTTATACCTGAAGCTACTTTTTCAATATCCCGGGCAAGCGCCTTTCCCTCTTTTTGTATTCTGCCAAGATATGATTTGACCATATCGTTTGTGCGCCCGAGCCTCTCAAGCAGTCCGTTCAGGTTTTTTAAGAGGATATCTGTTTCAGTTTCCTGTTCCTTTTTGTTTAAGCTGATATTTTGATGCAAGGTTTCCACCGTTGCTACAATCCTTTTCAATATATCTGCCACTTCAATCTTCTGGATGCCGGAATCTCCGGAAAGATTTTGTATAGCCTCTGCAATAACGCCTAAAGGGGCGCCTTCCTCTCCTGTATGCGCTGCCTTTATACGAGCATTCACGGCGATAAGCTGAATCTCCGAGCCTATTTCTTCAATATCATTAATAAACTTCGACATATTGTCAACTGTTTCAGTCAGACTTTCCATTGTTATTGATAATTCGAGGACAGTGTTTTTGATCTCTCTGATAGATGATATGGCCGACAATACGCCACCCTCGATCTTTGTAAAGAACGAAGATGACGATTCGTCTTCACTCCCTGCTATATTTTGTACATCCTCATGTATTCCG
This window encodes:
- a CDS encoding DUF134 domain-containing protein; translated protein: MPRPRCTSNIGFLPQITYFKPAGVRMGDIEEVVLHHDELEAMRLKDLLGIPQEEAAAQMNVSQPTFHRLLLSAHEKMAHAVINGKALRIEGGNVSVDEKFIPPCGWRQICGRGRKGKVFSQKENVLSVEKGGKMKIAITSVDGTMEGMVDERFGRSRKLIMYDPESKGFDVIDNTQNLNAAQGAGIQSAQNAINGGARIVISGHLGPNAFKVLGAAGIPVYTVSKKTVAQAIKGFEENSLTKLTGPDVQGHW
- a CDS encoding Eco57I restriction-modification methylase domain-containing protein, coding for MAIEPLHALDHVRKSFNNTISRTDRSQIGQFLTPTSIARFMSSMFETAVQEVKILDPGAGAGVLFAACVETLISRKNRPFSIDVVAYEADSTILPYLEETMELCKSLCASDGIKFRGIIKNEDFIPAAIGEIREPLFGFPDKRFTHVILNPPYKKINSQTAISRALYSSDIEVANLYAVFVWLSMHLLEPGGQMVAITPRSFCNGPYFKKFRVAFLHMMNLKQIHIFESRKKAFGDDNVLQENIIYHAARGLQKPKSVIISSSEGLDFDKTRILSIPYDQIVHPGDRDMFIHFGVDDVNAGLIEQIKRFTSSLNKLGLSVSTGRVVDFRARDYLRQFPQQETTPLIYPCHFLNGFVNWPVESGKKPNAIVSSSETSDLFVEAGFYVLTKRFSSKEQPRRVMAAIYDPSRINAGFVGFENHLNYFHRQGKGLLPDLAKGLALYLNSTIADQYFRRFSGHTQVNAADLRKMPYPTHEKLLQLGGYVKETMPDQEAIDTIIEKECLNCEQ
- a CDS encoding MATE family efflux transporter; protein product: MIDIKSLLNRQDIRKFISESWSVGWPMMIIMLFEFLTGLTDIYVAGKISKEIQAAYGFVIQLYFVFIIVGNAMSIGAVAVISRIFTSKNSDRLAESVYSTVIATIALGATLGISGIFLTPVIIGLLHIPTELKPIVIPLGRIYAAGVLFHCLLINTNAILRACKEVRASLRTMAMVCFSNIVLIFFTVFHTGMGFKGIALSTAISVCLGSILNMRYIWPLMTGTKRFSVRIIRTIINISWPSGLLQGLWQINSMVIFLIISKLPEHSVETLAALSAGVRIESAIFLPAMAFNMANAVVVGNLLGEDRKDDAFRGGLVTTLISVVVVSFITVLVLFNAKWIAPHLSNNSIVIAECITYIYISMISEPFMAIWVTLGGALNGAGDTKGMMFIVGLVVWLVRVPLTYILVILLGFGAASVWWTMNLSQFLMALFIFRRYWQKKWLVHQYGYK
- a CDS encoding YeeE/YedE thiosulfate transporter family protein, giving the protein MNELVYGLITGIIFGFLLQKARVIRYDKQLGALRLIDMTIVKFMLSTVLVAMVGVYLLKDLGLAKLSVKPTILGGNIVGGLIFGIGWGLFGYCPATSLGALGEGRWDAIWGILGMIAGAALFAEFFPVLKNTVLKWGVYGKITIPEALGINHWIVIVIFVIGGMALFRLFEKKKL
- a CDS encoding BsuBI/PstI family type II restriction endonuclease, which encodes MNNKAIGEKAEEKIKEALAILNDLGLPRQQQNERSALTLLSLLYLKPGDNWVNATNPLMGITPMMDFFQEYYGKKYAPNTRETVRRQTVHQFMQATLIVANPDKPSRPTNSPKAVYQIEPSVLKLLRGFGKSGWKGHLQKYLRTVNTLKKLYARERDMRRLPVKLANGQEIRLSPGGQNILVKKIMDDFCPLFTPGSYIIYIGDTQAKWAYFDSDVLTSLGVKIEEHGKMPDVVVHHVEKNWLVLIEAVTSHGPVDPKRRQELKELFAGSSAGLVFVTAFLDRRAMLKYLNDISWETEVWIADSPTHLIHFNGERFLGPYEE
- a CDS encoding endonuclease Q family protein, coding for MLSSEISSIYKKNGRTRKVHSILYVPDFIDAEKIRIALSRIGNLNSDGRPILGLDAKELLKIVMDICPDSLFVPAHAWTPHFSVFGAVSGFDSLEECFDELTPHIYAIETGLSSDPSMNWRLSALDRITLISNSDAHSPAKIGREANILDTECSYGAVTDAIRTKKGFLGTIEFFPEEGKYHNDGHRECNINISPRETVAHNYLCPVCKRKVTIGVLHRVNKLADRDNGFKPESALPFYSIIPLPEVLAETFEVGAASKKVNTIYQKLIQELGNEFKILLDSPLDDIGKAGSPLIREAISRMRAGNVRITPGFDGAFGKIKIFDSTERKG
- a CDS encoding YeeE/YedE thiosulfate transporter family protein — translated: MEGSQEPKGWNPYIAGILTGLLLVFSVWFTGKYVGASTTFVRSAGFIEKAFNAERVSKMEYFIKEMPKIDWQWMFVVGIFFGSLVASTTSKSFKWQAIPATWEGRFGPGRTKRAITAFIGGGIAMFGARLADGUPSGHGLSGSLQLAISGYISLICFFVGGVIVAGILYGGGGKHE